The following coding sequences lie in one Vanacampus margaritifer isolate UIUO_Vmar chromosome 16, RoL_Vmar_1.0, whole genome shotgun sequence genomic window:
- the c16h5orf24 gene encoding UPF0461 protein C5orf24 homolog: MMRQVTSSDFCMNARPSCLADDAHHPAAHFDLCPTQPNKFYQPPPPPSSVQMTLASMAPLGPGLKPMACPRQEVLGPAQLPAAKSGDPAAAADNGKKKSKGAGKTGRRGRPLGTTKLAGYRTSTGRPLGTTRAAGFKTSPGRPLGTTRAAGYKVSPGRPPGSIKGLSRLNKLPYGGTCSGAAFPYPLAHKEILCEASCKDKTDAE; the protein is encoded by the coding sequence ATGATGCGGCAGGTGACGAGCAGCGACTTCTGCATGAACGCCCGGCCGTCGTGCTTGGCCGACGATGCCCACCACCCCGCCGCGCACTTTGACCTGTGCCCCACGCAGCCCAACAAGTTCTACCAGCCTCCTCCGCCGCCTTCGTCCGTCCAAATGACGCTGGCCTCCATGGCGCCGCTCGGCCCCGGGCTCAAGCCCATGGCGTGCCCCCGACAGGAAGTCCTGGGGCCTGCCCAGCTCCCCGCTGCCAAAAGCGGCgacccggcggcggcggcggataacgggaagaagaaaagcaaagGCGCCGGCAAGACAGGACGCCGCGGGCGCCCGCTGGGCACCACCAAGCTGGCTGGCTACCGGACCAGCACGGGGCGCCCGTTGGGTACCACCCGCGCCGCCGGGTTCAAAACCAGCCCTGGGAGGCCTCTGGGCACCACCAGGgcggcgggctacaaggtgagCCCcgggcggccccccggaagcaTCAAGGGCCTCTCGCGACTCAACAAACTGCCGTACGGCGGGACGTGCAGCGGGGCCGCCTTCCCGTACCCGCTGGCGCACAAGGAGATCCTCTGTGAAGCCTCGTGCAAGGACAAGACCGACGCCGAGTGA